Proteins from a single region of Pseudopedobacter saltans DSM 12145:
- a CDS encoding aminotransferase class I/II-fold pyridoxal phosphate-dependent enzyme → MDIFDKIAKHMGPIGQHQKWSHGYFSFPKLEGEIAPHMYFNGKKHLVWSLNNYLGLANHPEVREADAKAAEEFGMAYPMGARMMSGNSKYHEQLEQSLAEFTGFEDAFLLNYGYQGMVSIIDSLVDRNDVIVYDAESHACIIDGVRLYMGKRYVYTHNDMDSLRKQLERATKLAEQTGGGILVITEGVFGMSGAQGKLKEIVKLKSEFNFRLLIDDAHGFGTLGKTGAGAHEEQECMDGIDVYFGTFAKSMAGIGAFVASNTDIVTFLRYNMRSQTYAKALPMPMVMGLIKRLELLRTRPELREKLWTVAKALQNGLRERGFDIGNTNSVVTPVFLKGELQEATALTYDLRENYGIFCSIVVYPVIPKGLIMLRLIPTAMHTLEDVQRTLDAYSEVAEKLKSGYYQTHKFVEA, encoded by the coding sequence TTGGATATTTTTGATAAGATAGCAAAGCACATGGGGCCGATAGGTCAACATCAAAAGTGGTCTCATGGTTATTTTTCTTTTCCAAAATTGGAGGGAGAAATTGCTCCGCACATGTACTTTAATGGTAAAAAACATTTAGTATGGAGTTTGAATAATTACCTGGGATTGGCAAATCACCCGGAGGTAAGAGAAGCAGATGCTAAAGCAGCAGAAGAATTTGGGATGGCTTATCCGATGGGAGCCAGAATGATGTCTGGTAATTCAAAATATCATGAGCAATTGGAGCAATCGTTAGCGGAATTTACTGGCTTCGAAGATGCTTTTTTGCTTAACTATGGTTATCAAGGAATGGTTTCTATCATCGATTCGTTAGTTGATAGAAACGACGTTATAGTGTATGATGCAGAGTCACATGCATGTATTATAGACGGGGTTCGTTTATATATGGGAAAGCGTTATGTGTACACACATAACGATATGGATAGCTTGCGTAAACAATTAGAAAGAGCAACCAAATTGGCAGAGCAAACCGGAGGTGGTATATTAGTTATCACAGAAGGTGTGTTCGGAATGTCTGGGGCGCAGGGTAAACTAAAAGAAATAGTAAAGCTAAAATCCGAATTCAATTTCAGGTTGCTAATCGACGATGCACATGGTTTTGGTACTTTGGGTAAAACCGGAGCCGGCGCTCACGAAGAGCAAGAGTGTATGGATGGTATAGATGTGTATTTTGGTACCTTCGCAAAATCTATGGCAGGTATTGGTGCATTTGTTGCTTCAAATACTGATATCGTAACTTTTTTACGTTACAATATGCGCTCTCAAACTTATGCTAAAGCTTTACCTATGCCAATGGTTATGGGTTTAATCAAGCGTTTAGAATTATTGAGAACCAGACCAGAGCTAAGAGAGAAACTTTGGACGGTTGCTAAGGCTTTACAGAATGGTCTAAGAGAAAGAGGATTTGATATTGGAAATACAAACTCGGTTGTAACTCCTGTGTTCCTGAAAGGAGAATTGCAAGAAGCAACAGCCTTAACATACGACTTAAGGGAAAACTATGGTATTTTCTGCTCAATAGTTGTGTATCCAGTCATTCCTAAAGGATTAATTATGTTAAGATTGATTCCAACCGCAATGCACACTCTAGAAGACGTTCAGCGAACGTTGGACGCTTACAGCGAAGTTGCTGAGAAACTAAAATCAGGCTATTATCAAACGCATAAGTTTGTAGAAGCATAA